A genome region from Arachis duranensis cultivar V14167 chromosome 6, aradu.V14167.gnm2.J7QH, whole genome shotgun sequence includes the following:
- the LOC107492501 gene encoding wee1-like protein kinase isoform X1 — translation MDMPTPKPTANYQIIAAQLIRFDFIGFWWMMTKRKSQRIGKKERSKFTMKKGTLSTTSHLQLQLGQVSLFPLLHPPSSSSASAPSSRFQSLLDAESHRPNPPAVNDNNNASDDRDCILSQDFFCTPDYITPDNQNFNGLDFNMENTPCPKSPEKLNTTKSKRCRLDAISVNPLSPNFSGDHQQVVELGKDSVGEEVAAEKTVAADKPKAQNYVSHSAVALRCRVMPPPCIQNPYLKDVSQKETDPFGNQRIKCAGLFPGITGDDGLSRYRTDFHEIEQIGRGHFSSVFKVLKRIDGCLYAVKRSARQLRLETERRKALMEVQALAALGSHANIVGYYSSWFENEQLYIQMELCDHSLSINKCSSSFTEGQVLEALYQIANALRFIHEKGIAHLDVKPDNIYVKNGVYKLGDFGCATLLDNSLLVEEGDARYMPQEILNDNYDHLDKVDIFSLGASVYEFIRRLPLPESGCQFFNLKEGKLPLLPGHSLQFQNLLKAMMDPDPVKRPSARELIENPIFDKVIRTAKI, via the exons ATGGACATGCCCACACCTAAACCTACCGCCAAT TATCAGATCATCGCAGCACAACTCATTCGATTCGATTTCATTGGGTTTTGGTGGATGATGACGAAGAGGAAAAGCCAGAGGATTGGGAAGAAGGAGAGGAGCAAGTTCACGATGAAGAAGGGTACTCTTTCAACCACTTCCCATCTTCAGCTTCAGCTAGGTCAAGTTTCTCTCTTTCCACTCCTtcatcctccatcttcttcttctgcttccgCTCCTTCTTCCCGCTTCCAGAGCCTTCTAGATGCTGAATCTCACCGCCCAAACCCTCCCGCGGTCAACGATAACAACAACGCCTCCGACGACAGAGACTGTATTCTTAGCCAGGACTTCTTTTG CACTCCGGATTATATTACGCCGGATAATCAGAATTTCAACGGCTTGGATTTCAATATg GAGAATACCCCTTGCCCTAAATCACCGGAGAAGCTCAACACTACAAAAAGCAAGAGGTGCCGATTGG ATGCTATCTCAGTTAATCCTCTCAGCCCAAACTTTTCTGGTGACCATCAACAAGTTGTTGAACTTGGAAAGGACTCTGTTGGGGAGGAAGTAGCTGCTGAGAAAACAGTAGCAGCTGATAAACCAAAGGCCCAAAATTATGTGTCACATTCTGCAGTTGCATTGCGCTGCAGGGTTATGCCTCCTCCCTGCATCCAGAATCCATATTTGAAAGATGTTTCACAAAAGGAGACAGACCCCTTTGGAAACCAAAGGATAAAATGTGCAG GTCTCTTCCCTGGAATAACTGGTGATGATGGTCTTTCACGCTATCGCACTGATTTTCATGAGATTGAG cAAATTGGTAGAGGGCACTTTAGTAGTGTTTTCAAAGTATTAAAACGAATAGATGGGTGCCTTTATGCTGTGAAACGCAGTGCCAGACAGTTACGACTGGAAACAGAAAG GAGAAAAGCTTTGATGGAAGTTCAAGCATTGGCTGCATTAG GTTCTCATGCAAACATAGTGGGATACTACTCTTCATGGTTTGAAAATGAACAGCTGTATATTCAGATGGAGCTTTGTGATCACAGCTTATCCATAAACAAATGCTCTTCATCATTTACAGAAGGACAAGTGTTAGAGGCTCTATATCAG ATTGCCAATGCACTGCGGTTTATACACGAGAAGGGAATAGCTCATTTAGATGTCAAGCCTGATAATATTTATGTCAAAAATGGTGTATATAAACTTGGTGATTTTGGATGTGCAACTCTCCTTGACAATAGCCTCCTGGTTGAGGAGGGAGATGCACGTTATATGCCTCAGGAAATCCTCAATGATAATTATGATCACCTTGACAAAGTTGATATCTTTTCTTTGGGAGCTTCTGTGTACGAGTTCATTCGGCGATTGCCTTTGCCAGAATCAGGATGCcaattttttaatcttaaagAGGGAAAGCTACCACTTTTGCCTGGCCACTCATTGCAATTCCAAAACTTGCTCAAG GCCATGATGGACCCTGATCCAGTTAAGCGTCCTTCTGCTCGGGAGTTGATAGAGAATCCAATTTTCGACAAGGTCATTAGAACAGCCAAAATTTGA
- the LOC107492501 gene encoding wee1-like protein kinase isoform X2: MMTKRKSQRIGKKERSKFTMKKGTLSTTSHLQLQLGQVSLFPLLHPPSSSSASAPSSRFQSLLDAESHRPNPPAVNDNNNASDDRDCILSQDFFCTPDYITPDNQNFNGLDFNMENTPCPKSPEKLNTTKSKRCRLDAISVNPLSPNFSGDHQQVVELGKDSVGEEVAAEKTVAADKPKAQNYVSHSAVALRCRVMPPPCIQNPYLKDVSQKETDPFGNQRIKCAGLFPGITGDDGLSRYRTDFHEIEQIGRGHFSSVFKVLKRIDGCLYAVKRSARQLRLETERRKALMEVQALAALGSHANIVGYYSSWFENEQLYIQMELCDHSLSINKCSSSFTEGQVLEALYQIANALRFIHEKGIAHLDVKPDNIYVKNGVYKLGDFGCATLLDNSLLVEEGDARYMPQEILNDNYDHLDKVDIFSLGASVYEFIRRLPLPESGCQFFNLKEGKLPLLPGHSLQFQNLLKAMMDPDPVKRPSARELIENPIFDKVIRTAKI, translated from the exons ATGATGACGAAGAGGAAAAGCCAGAGGATTGGGAAGAAGGAGAGGAGCAAGTTCACGATGAAGAAGGGTACTCTTTCAACCACTTCCCATCTTCAGCTTCAGCTAGGTCAAGTTTCTCTCTTTCCACTCCTtcatcctccatcttcttcttctgcttccgCTCCTTCTTCCCGCTTCCAGAGCCTTCTAGATGCTGAATCTCACCGCCCAAACCCTCCCGCGGTCAACGATAACAACAACGCCTCCGACGACAGAGACTGTATTCTTAGCCAGGACTTCTTTTG CACTCCGGATTATATTACGCCGGATAATCAGAATTTCAACGGCTTGGATTTCAATATg GAGAATACCCCTTGCCCTAAATCACCGGAGAAGCTCAACACTACAAAAAGCAAGAGGTGCCGATTGG ATGCTATCTCAGTTAATCCTCTCAGCCCAAACTTTTCTGGTGACCATCAACAAGTTGTTGAACTTGGAAAGGACTCTGTTGGGGAGGAAGTAGCTGCTGAGAAAACAGTAGCAGCTGATAAACCAAAGGCCCAAAATTATGTGTCACATTCTGCAGTTGCATTGCGCTGCAGGGTTATGCCTCCTCCCTGCATCCAGAATCCATATTTGAAAGATGTTTCACAAAAGGAGACAGACCCCTTTGGAAACCAAAGGATAAAATGTGCAG GTCTCTTCCCTGGAATAACTGGTGATGATGGTCTTTCACGCTATCGCACTGATTTTCATGAGATTGAG cAAATTGGTAGAGGGCACTTTAGTAGTGTTTTCAAAGTATTAAAACGAATAGATGGGTGCCTTTATGCTGTGAAACGCAGTGCCAGACAGTTACGACTGGAAACAGAAAG GAGAAAAGCTTTGATGGAAGTTCAAGCATTGGCTGCATTAG GTTCTCATGCAAACATAGTGGGATACTACTCTTCATGGTTTGAAAATGAACAGCTGTATATTCAGATGGAGCTTTGTGATCACAGCTTATCCATAAACAAATGCTCTTCATCATTTACAGAAGGACAAGTGTTAGAGGCTCTATATCAG ATTGCCAATGCACTGCGGTTTATACACGAGAAGGGAATAGCTCATTTAGATGTCAAGCCTGATAATATTTATGTCAAAAATGGTGTATATAAACTTGGTGATTTTGGATGTGCAACTCTCCTTGACAATAGCCTCCTGGTTGAGGAGGGAGATGCACGTTATATGCCTCAGGAAATCCTCAATGATAATTATGATCACCTTGACAAAGTTGATATCTTTTCTTTGGGAGCTTCTGTGTACGAGTTCATTCGGCGATTGCCTTTGCCAGAATCAGGATGCcaattttttaatcttaaagAGGGAAAGCTACCACTTTTGCCTGGCCACTCATTGCAATTCCAAAACTTGCTCAAG GCCATGATGGACCCTGATCCAGTTAAGCGTCCTTCTGCTCGGGAGTTGATAGAGAATCCAATTTTCGACAAGGTCATTAGAACAGCCAAAATTTGA
- the LOC107492433 gene encoding potassium transporter 5 — protein sequence MPVEEDHDVVVVDVEKIENSNEETEQQQEASDVMEKKQLSSKILRRNDSLEMASQRFSATHAAKGPSLSLILQLAFQSIGIVYGDIGTSPLYVYSSTFTDGIKNNDDILGVLSLILYTITLIPLIKYVLVVLKANDNGDGGTFALYSLICRYAKVGLIPNQQVEDADVSNYQLQLPNNRQKRASKLKCALEKSHFMKLFLLFATMLGTSMVIGDGVLTPCISVLSAVGGIKQAATNINNDVVVLISVAILVCLFMAQRFGTDKVGYTFAPIICIWFAFIAAIGLYNFIKYDPSVIKAVNPKYIVDYFIRNKKDAWISLGGVVLAITGTEALFADVGHFTVRSIQISMCSVTYPALILAYVGQASFLRKHNDLVSDTFYKSIPGKLYWPMFVIAVMAAIIASQAMISGTFSIIQQSLSLGCFPRVRIVHTSSKHEGQVYIPEINYILMIACIAITVGFKTTTKIGNAYGIAVVFVMTLTSAFLVLIMIMIWKTHILLIISYVLIIGSVEVVYLSSVLYKFDQGGYLPLAFAAVLMFIMYVWNNVYRRKYYYELDHKISAEKVKEIACNTSLCRLPGLAMFYSELVQGVPPIFKHYVANVPALHSLLHPKELNVFRCVVRYGYTDVRNEEEPFEKLLVERLKQFIVDEFWKSQNGDDQEEEEKVQEEIEKEIESVEKASQDGVVHLIGENEIVACKGANIGKRILIDYAYNFLKKNLRQSEKLFDIPHKRMVKVGMTYEL from the exons ATGCCGGTAGAAGAAGATCATGATGTTGTAGTTGTGGATGTGGAGAAAATTGAAAACAGTAATGAAGAGACGGAACAACAACAAGAAGCTTCTGATGTGATGGAAAAGAAGCAGCTTTCTTCCAAAATCTTGCGAAGAAATGACTCTCTAGAAATGGCATCTCAAAGATTCTCCGCCACGCATGCTGCAAAA GGGCCATCCTTGTCTTTGATACTTCAACTTGCGTTTCAAAGTATTGGGATAGTGTACGGTGATATCGGAACATCACCATTGTATGTGTATTCAAGCACATTCACTGATGGTATCAAGAACAACGATGACATCTTGGGAGTTCTTTCCTTGATCTTGTATACCATTACTCTCATCCCTCTCATTAAGTATGTCCTTGTGGTCTTAAAGGCCAACGATAATGGCGACG GAGGGACTTTTGCTCTATACTCTCTAATATGTCGTTATGCAAAAGTGGGACTTATTCCGAATCAACAAGTGGAGGATGCTGACGTGTCCAACTACCAGCTTCAGTTGCCAAATAACCGTCAGAAGAGAGCAAGCAAGCTTAAGTGTGCGCTTGAGAAAAGTCACTTCATGAAGCTCTTCCTCTTATTTGCCACCATGCTTGGCACTTCCATGGTCATTGGTGATGGTGTTCTCACCCCTTGCATCTCTGTTTTATCTGCTGTTGGAGGGATCAAGCAAGCAGCTACTAACATCAACAACG ATGTGGTTGTTCTGATATCCGTGGCAATCTTGGTTTGCCTTTTCATGGCTCAGAGATTTGGAACTGATAAAGTTGGATACACCTTTGCTCCTATTATCTGTATATGGTTTGCCTTCATCGCAGCCATTGGTCTCTACAATTTCATCAAGTATGATCCCTCTGTTATTAAAGCAGTAAATCCAAAATACATAGTTGACTACTTCATTAGGAACAAGAAAGATGCTTGGATTTCTCTTGGTGGTGTTGTGCTAGCCATAACTG GAACTGAAGCATTATTTGCTGATGTTGGACATTTCACAGTTCGATCCATACAAATTAGCATGTGTTCTGTGACTTACCCTGCTCTGATTTTGGCTTATGTTGGACAAGCCTCTTTCCTTCGCAAGCATAATGATCTTGTTAGTGACACATTCTACAAGTCCATACCag GCAAACTATATTGGCCAATGTTTGTTATTGCTGTTATGGCAGCAATTATAGCTTCACAAGCCATGATCTCAGGAACTTTCTCCATAATCCAACAATCCTTGTCATTGGGATGTTTCCCTCGTGTGAGAATTGTACATACATCGAGCAAGCACGAAGGACAAGTTTATATTCCAGAAATCAATTACATCCTTATGATTGCATGTATTGCCATCACTGTTGGATTTAAAACCACTACAAAAATTGGCAATGCCTATG GGATAGCAGTGGTGTTTGTAATGACACTTACATCTGCTTTTCTAGTACTAATCATGATCATGATATGGAAGACTCATATACTTTTGATTATTAGCTATGTGCTAATCATTGGTTCTGTGGAAGTTGTTTATCTAAGCTCAGTCTTATACAAATTTGACCAAGGGGGGTATCTTCCCCTTGCATTCGCGGCGGTTCTAATGTTCATCATGTATGTTTGGAACAATGTGTACCGAAGGAAGTACTACTATGAATTGGATCACAAGATTTCTGCAGAGAAGGTTAAAGAGATTGCTTGCAACACAAGTTTGTGTAGATTACCCGGCTTAGCTATGTTCTATTCAGAGCTTGTTCAAGGTGTTCCTCCAATTTTCAAGCACTATGTGGCCAATGTACCTGCCTTGCACTCACTTCTGCACCCCAAGGAACTCAATGTGTTCAGGTGTGTTGTGAGGTATGGATACACGGATGTGCGCAACGAGGAGGAGCCTTTTGAGAAGCTTTTGGTTGAAAGATTGAAGCAGTTCATAGTTGATGAGTTCTGGAAGTCCCAAAATGGTGatgatcaagaagaagaagagaaagtacAAGAGGAAATAGAGAAAGAAATAGAGAGTGTTGAAAAGGCATCACAAGATGGTGTTGTTCATTTGATTGGTGAGAATGAAATTGTTGCTTGCAAAGGAGCCAACATTGGAAAGAGGATTTTGATTGATTATGCCTACAACTTCTTGAAGAAAAACTTGAGGCAGAgtgaaaaattatttgatattccACACAAACGCATGGTTAAAGTGGGCATGACTTATGAACTTTGA